In one window of Miscanthus floridulus cultivar M001 chromosome 12, ASM1932011v1, whole genome shotgun sequence DNA:
- the LOC136495672 gene encoding uncharacterized protein, whose translation MVDDYIRHLADGIQWWVIDFKNQTFADEPRNLRFTLSTDGMNPFGVHINVYLRPLIDDFKELWKVEGIRVYDGFKKEHFNLRVMLFTTITDILGHRSMSGQSKGEKDCFHCLDDIETIWLNHSKKRVYKDIAIRHNIDLMHAKKNVYGSLLGTLMNDKWKTKDHAKTRADLEELDIRPELRPDGTSAQPPLSTINLTQEEKQELWDFFHSVKLPSRYATNIRKLMPTRENKMLPMKAHDCDVMLTTMLVVGIRNILPEKTQMAIMSIFSFFNAISHKVIDEQSLEDLEKNMIEVMCLLEAYFSPTFFDISVHLIVHLVKEIRYLGPMFLHHMYPYERFMSTLNSYAKSWVHPEGSMAQCYSTEEVVDWCLGYIYPTNPIGISMSCHEGRLAGRGCVGEKHITPERDAYE comes from the exons ATGGTTGATGATTACATACGACACCTAGCAGATGGTATTCAGTGGTGGGTCATTGATTTCAAGAATCAAACTTTTGCTGATGAGCCAAGGAATCTTCGGTTTACACTTAGCACAGATGGCATGAACCCATTTG GTGTTCACATCAACGTGTATCTGAGGCCGCTTATTGATGATTTCAAGGAACTCTGGAAAGTAGAGGGTATCAGGGTGTACGATGGGTTCAAGAAAGAACATTTCAACCTACGTGTCATGCTCTTCACCACTATCACTGATATTCTAGGACATCGTAGCATGTCTGGGCAGAGCAAAGGAGAAAAAGATTGCTTTCATTGCTTAGATGACATAGAGACTATTTGGCTGAATCACTCAAAGAAGAGGGTCTAT AAAGACATAGCGATCCGCCACAACATTGATCTCATGCACGCGAAAAAGAATGTCTATGGGAGTTTGCTTGGGACACTCATGAATGACAAATGGAAAACCAAGGACCATGCAAAAACAAGAGCTGACCTAGAGGAATTAGACATAAGGCCCGAGCTCCGTCCTGACGGTACCAGTGCCCAGCCACCTCTATCTACCATAAACCTGACTCAAGAAGAGAAGCAGGAATTGTGGGACTTCTTTCATAGTGTCAAACTTCCCTCTAGATACGCAACCAACATCCGAAAGCTTATGCCTACAAGAGAAAATAAGATGCTTCCCATGAAGGCTCATGATTGCGATGTCATGCTCACAACGATGCTTGTAGTTGGTATCCGGAACATATTGCCAGAAAAAACCCAAATGGCAATCATGAGCATCTTCTCCTTTTTTAATGCAATCTCTCATAAGGTCATTGATGAACAATCACTAGAAGATCTTGAAAAGAATATGATTGAGGTGATGTGTCTCCTTGAGGCTTACTTCTCACCGACTTTCTTTGACATATCCGTCCATCTCATTGTACATTTGGTTAAGGAGATCAGGTATCTTGGACCGATGTTCCTCCACCACATGTATCCATATGAGAGATTTATGAGCACTCTGAATAGTTATGCCAAGAGTTGGGTCCATCCTGAGGGAAGCATGGCGCAGTGCTATTCTACTGAGGAGGTGGTCGACTGGTGCCTTGGTTACATTTACCCCACCAATCCAATTGGCATCTCCATGTCATGCCATGAGGGAAGGCTAGCGGGCAGAGGGTGTGTTGGGGAGAAGCATATTACTCCAGAGAGAGATGCCTACGAATGA